The following are from one region of the Erwinia sp. SLM-02 genome:
- a CDS encoding HTH-type transcriptional regulator, whose protein sequence is METKDPMFELLSNLEQIVLTRDVLQAGAIIEGEAALPEPKRIREISGMQIDEFALAMGVSVASVKSWEAQRTRPSGSAQKLMQLIHSNPYLGRQLLER, encoded by the coding sequence ATGGAAACAAAAGACCCAATGTTTGAATTACTCTCCAACCTGGAGCAGATCGTGTTGACGCGTGATGTGTTGCAGGCTGGCGCAATAATCGAGGGTGAAGCAGCCCTGCCCGAACCGAAACGGATCAGGGAAATTAGCGGCATGCAGATTGATGAGTTTGCCCTGGCAATGGGAGTAAGCGTTGCGTCGGTGAAAAGCTGGGAAGCACAGCGAACCCGGCCTTCAGGCAGCGCGCAGAAACTGATGCAGTTAATTCATTCGAATCCGTATCTGGGACGACAGTTACTGGAAAGATAA
- a CDS encoding DUF3053 domain-containing protein, which translates to MTTGPARIWMRLLVPFMALFLVLQLTGCGDKEADQRKAFIDFLQNTVMRSGEHLPSLSEDQKQKFGNYVSDYAIIYGFSQQVNKAVDTGLKPVVDELSAIRTPQDYLTRRDSLRQASGSLGVLNQQIQAAKTQADSSKATLKQPEDLKTVYDNVFNKVVTQPADALMPLLPTLQTLSQDVIQVGDFLQQQGTRVTFNGPAVQFPTQDQASAYNTLMSNLSMNAQSLTQAQNVLQNSIQ; encoded by the coding sequence ATGACCACAGGACCTGCGCGCATCTGGATGCGTTTGCTGGTGCCGTTTATGGCGCTGTTTCTGGTGCTGCAGCTGACCGGCTGCGGTGATAAAGAAGCCGACCAACGTAAGGCGTTTATCGATTTTCTGCAAAATACGGTGATGCGCAGCGGTGAACATCTGCCTTCGCTGAGCGAAGATCAGAAGCAGAAGTTCGGCAATTACGTCAGCGATTACGCCATCATTTACGGTTTTTCTCAGCAGGTAAACAAGGCTGTCGATACCGGCTTAAAACCGGTAGTGGATGAACTTTCCGCGATCCGCACACCGCAGGACTATCTGACTCGCCGCGATTCGCTGCGCCAGGCCAGCGGTTCTCTGGGCGTGCTGAATCAGCAGATTCAGGCCGCGAAAACCCAGGCCGACAGCAGCAAAGCGACGCTGAAGCAGCCCGAAGACCTTAAAACCGTCTACGATAACGTCTTTAATAAAGTGGTGACTCAGCCTGCGGATGCATTAATGCCTCTGCTGCCAACGCTACAAACGCTGAGCCAGGATGTGATCCAGGTTGGTGATTTCCTGCAGCAGCAGGGTACGCGCGTCACCTTTAATGGCCCGGCGGTGCAGTTCCCCACTCAGGATCAGGCATCCGCTTACAATACGCTGATGAGCAACCTGAGCATGAACGCCCAGTCACTGACTCAGGCACAAAACGTTCTGCAGAACAGCATTCAGTAA
- a CDS encoding PTS mannitol transporter subunit IICBA: MSSSDIKIKVQNFGRFLSNMVMPNIGAFIAWGIITALFIPTGWLPNETLAKLVGPMITYLLPLLIGYTGGRLVGGDRGGVVGAITTMGVIVGADMPMFLGSMIAGPLGGWAIKTFDRQVDGKIKSGFEMLVNNFSAGIIGMLLAILAFLAIGPLVEGLSHILAAGVNLMVQNNLLPLTSIFVEPAKILFLNNAINHGIFSPLGIQQASEAGKSIFFLIEANPGPGMGVLMAYMFFGRGNAKQSAGGAAIIHFLGGIHEIYFPYVLMNPRLILAVILGGMTGVFTLTLLNGGLVSPASPGSILAVLAMTPKGAYFANIAAIVAAFAVSFVVSAVLLKTSKVKEEDDIEAATRRMQEMKAQSKGQSANVAGADALHSDLSHVRKIIVACDAGMGSSAMGAGVLRKKVNDAGLTTISVTNTAINSLPGDVDLVITHRDLTERAMRQAPHAQHISLTNFLDSGLYNDLTARLVEANRSAEHREKVSTTLSDSFDEGQEHLFQLTASNVFLGNHATDKEQAIRFAGEQLVKGGYVEPEYVDAMLEREKLTPTYLGESIAVPHGTIAAKDRVLKTGVVFCQYPEGVRFGEEEDDIARLVIGIAARNNEHIQVITSLTNALDDDSVIARLATTTSVQEVLDLLSGKTSA; encoded by the coding sequence ATGTCCTCATCAGATATCAAGATCAAGGTTCAGAACTTTGGTCGCTTTCTGAGTAATATGGTAATGCCAAATATCGGGGCGTTTATTGCCTGGGGTATTATTACCGCGCTGTTTATTCCAACCGGATGGCTGCCAAACGAAACGCTGGCGAAGCTGGTTGGCCCGATGATTACCTATCTGCTGCCCTTGCTGATCGGTTATACCGGCGGACGCCTGGTCGGTGGCGATCGCGGTGGTGTAGTCGGTGCGATTACCACCATGGGTGTGATCGTGGGTGCCGATATGCCGATGTTCCTCGGCTCAATGATTGCCGGTCCGCTGGGCGGCTGGGCGATTAAAACCTTCGACCGCCAGGTTGATGGTAAAATCAAAAGCGGCTTTGAAATGCTGGTTAACAACTTCTCTGCCGGCATTATCGGCATGCTGTTGGCTATCCTCGCATTCCTGGCTATCGGTCCGCTGGTTGAAGGCCTGTCCCATATTCTTGCCGCCGGCGTGAATCTGATGGTGCAGAACAACCTGCTGCCGCTGACCTCAATCTTCGTTGAACCGGCAAAAATCCTGTTCCTGAACAATGCGATTAACCACGGTATCTTCTCGCCGTTGGGTATTCAGCAGGCCAGCGAAGCCGGTAAATCTATCTTCTTCCTGATTGAAGCGAACCCGGGCCCGGGTATGGGCGTGCTGATGGCCTATATGTTCTTCGGCCGTGGCAATGCTAAACAGTCTGCCGGCGGTGCGGCGATCATCCACTTCCTTGGCGGTATTCACGAGATTTACTTCCCGTATGTGCTGATGAACCCGCGTCTGATTCTGGCGGTGATTCTGGGCGGTATGACCGGCGTCTTCACCCTGACGCTGCTGAACGGTGGTCTGGTATCACCGGCCTCTCCGGGTTCCATCCTCGCCGTACTGGCAATGACGCCTAAAGGCGCCTACTTCGCGAACATCGCGGCCATTGTTGCTGCCTTCGCCGTATCCTTTGTGGTGTCAGCCGTTCTGCTGAAAACCAGCAAGGTGAAAGAAGAAGACGACATCGAAGCTGCAACCCGTCGTATGCAGGAAATGAAAGCGCAGTCAAAAGGCCAGTCTGCAAATGTCGCCGGTGCCGATGCGCTGCACTCTGATTTATCCCACGTGCGCAAAATCATTGTGGCCTGTGATGCCGGTATGGGATCGAGCGCGATGGGTGCGGGCGTACTGCGCAAGAAAGTGAACGATGCGGGGCTGACCACGATTTCCGTGACCAATACGGCCATCAACAGCCTGCCGGGCGATGTGGATCTGGTGATTACCCATCGCGATCTGACCGAGCGTGCGATGCGCCAGGCGCCTCACGCACAGCATATTTCCCTGACCAACTTCCTCGACAGCGGCCTGTATAACGATCTGACCGCGCGTCTGGTTGAAGCCAACCGCAGCGCTGAACATCGCGAGAAAGTGAGCACCACGCTCAGCGACAGCTTTGATGAAGGCCAGGAGCATCTGTTCCAGCTGACGGCCAGCAACGTATTCCTGGGCAATCATGCCACGGATAAAGAGCAGGCGATTCGCTTTGCCGGTGAACAGCTGGTCAAAGGCGGCTACGTTGAGCCGGAATATGTTGATGCCATGCTGGAACGTGAAAAGCTGACGCCAACCTATCTGGGTGAGTCGATCGCTGTGCCGCACGGCACCATTGCCGCTAAAGACCGCGTGCTGAAAACCGGCGTGGTGTTTTGCCAGTATCCGGAAGGCGTGCGCTTCGGTGAAGAAGAAGACGATATTGCTCGCCTGGTCATTGGTATTGCCGCGCGAAACAACGAGCATATCCAGGTGATTACCAGCCTGACCAACGCCCTTGACGACGACAGCGTGATTGCCCGACTGGCAACCACCACCAGCGTTCAGGAAGTGTTGGATCTGCTGTCCGGTAAAACCAGCGCCTGA
- the mtlD gene encoding mannitol-1-phosphate 5-dehydrogenase: MKALHFGAGNIGRGFIGKLLADAGIQLTFADVNQVVLDAINARHEYPVHVVGEQAQVEIVKGVNAVNSTSDDIVDLVAEVDIVTTAVGPQILERIAGGIAKGLAKRSDNANTRPLNIIACENMVRGTTQLKGHVLKALPEQYHAWVEEHVGFVDSAVDRIVPPSEAGSSDPLEVTVETFSEWIVDETQFKGALPAIPGMELTDNLMAFVERKLFTLNTGHAITAYLGQLAGHNTIREAILDPQVRAVVKGAMEESGAVLIKRYGFEADKHAAYIQKILGRFENPYLKDDVERVGRQPLRKLSAGDRLIKPTLGTLEYQLPHENLVTGIAAALRYHSEQDPQAQELAELLAKQDVATTLAEVSGLDANSDVVKAVVKAWNAMA, translated from the coding sequence ATGAAAGCTTTACATTTCGGTGCGGGAAACATAGGCCGGGGATTTATCGGCAAACTGCTGGCCGATGCCGGTATTCAACTGACGTTCGCGGACGTTAACCAGGTCGTGCTGGATGCGATTAACGCACGCCATGAGTACCCGGTTCACGTGGTCGGCGAACAGGCGCAGGTTGAGATCGTAAAAGGTGTGAATGCGGTTAACAGCACCAGCGACGATATTGTCGATCTGGTGGCTGAGGTTGATATCGTTACCACGGCGGTTGGTCCACAGATCCTTGAGCGTATTGCCGGTGGCATTGCGAAAGGGCTGGCCAAACGCAGTGATAACGCTAATACCCGTCCCCTGAATATTATCGCCTGTGAAAACATGGTGCGCGGTACCACACAGTTAAAGGGCCACGTGCTGAAAGCGCTGCCCGAGCAGTACCACGCGTGGGTTGAAGAGCACGTTGGCTTTGTGGATTCCGCCGTTGACCGCATCGTTCCCCCTTCCGAGGCGGGCAGCAGCGATCCGCTGGAAGTGACGGTTGAAACCTTCAGCGAATGGATTGTGGATGAAACCCAGTTTAAGGGTGCGCTGCCTGCCATTCCGGGTATGGAACTGACCGACAATCTGATGGCCTTCGTGGAGCGTAAACTGTTTACCCTGAATACCGGGCATGCGATTACGGCTTACCTGGGACAGCTGGCGGGGCATAACACCATCCGCGAGGCGATTCTCGATCCGCAGGTGCGCGCCGTGGTCAAAGGTGCGATGGAAGAAAGCGGTGCCGTGCTGATTAAGCGTTACGGTTTTGAGGCGGATAAGCACGCGGCCTATATCCAGAAAATTCTTGGACGTTTTGAAAATCCGTATCTGAAAGATGATGTCGAGCGCGTCGGCCGCCAGCCGCTGCGCAAGCTCAGCGCCGGGGATCGTCTGATTAAGCCCACGCTGGGGACGCTGGAGTATCAGCTGCCTCACGAAAACCTGGTGACCGGCATCGCCGCCGCGCTGCGCTACCACAGCGAACAGGATCCGCAGGCACAGGAGCTGGCTGAGCTGCTGGCGAAGCAGGATGTTGCGACCACGCTGGCAGAGGTCTCCGGCCTTGATGCCAACAGCGATGTGGTTAAGGCCGTAGTGAAAGCCTGGAACGCTATGGCATAA
- the mtlR gene encoding mannitol operon repressor MtlR: MMNDMQALMEQPQAFENRVLERLNAGRSVRSFLIAAVELLAEAINILVIQVFRKDDYAVKYAVEPLLHGDGPLGELSVRLKLIYGLGMIHRSEYEDCELLMALREELNHDGHEYRFTDDEILGPFGELHCVASLPVRPDFAVEDAELRNMQQLRYQQVVRSTMVLSLTSLISLISQKQAFKK; the protein is encoded by the coding sequence ATGATGAACGATATGCAGGCACTTATGGAACAACCTCAGGCTTTTGAAAACAGGGTGCTGGAGCGCCTGAATGCCGGACGTTCGGTAAGAAGCTTTTTAATCGCGGCCGTCGAACTGCTGGCAGAAGCGATTAACATTCTGGTTATCCAGGTATTCCGTAAGGATGATTACGCCGTGAAGTATGCGGTGGAGCCGCTTCTGCACGGCGATGGCCCGTTGGGCGAGCTGTCCGTTCGCCTCAAGCTGATCTATGGCTTAGGGATGATCCACCGAAGCGAGTACGAAGACTGTGAGCTGCTGATGGCGCTGCGTGAAGAGCTGAACCATGATGGCCACGAATATCGTTTTACCGACGATGAGATCCTCGGCCCCTTTGGTGAACTGCACTGTGTGGCCTCCCTCCCCGTTCGTCCGGATTTTGCCGTTGAAGATGCCGAGTTACGCAATATGCAGCAGCTGCGCTATCAGCAGGTGGTGCGTTCTACCATGGTACTGTCGCTTACCTCATTGATTTCGCTTATAAGCCAGAAACAGGCCTTCAAAAAATAG
- a CDS encoding YibL family ribosome-associated protein, with translation MKEQVQSEIKILSDKLDALNHKEPGLLASGDSEKLGELLNEKDKLIAEIERLRNVRAEKLSKEAQQLKKLPFSRAITKKEQANMGALKKSVRGLIVVHPTTALGRELGLKEMTGFAKSEF, from the coding sequence ATGAAAGAACAAGTACAGTCAGAAATTAAAATCCTTAGTGACAAGCTGGATGCCCTTAATCACAAAGAGCCAGGCCTGCTAGCCTCGGGCGACAGCGAAAAGCTGGGCGAACTGCTGAATGAAAAAGACAAGCTGATCGCTGAGATCGAACGTCTGCGCAATGTGCGGGCAGAGAAGCTGAGTAAAGAAGCCCAGCAGCTTAAAAAGCTGCCCTTCAGCCGCGCTATCACCAAAAAAGAGCAGGCGAATATGGGCGCGCTTAAAAAGAGCGTGCGGGGGCTGATCGTCGTTCACCCGACCACCGCTCTGGGTCGTGAACTGGGCCTTAAAGAGATGACCGGATTCGCTAAGTCGGAATTCTAA
- a CDS encoding fimbrial protein yields the protein MKLNKIVLGVAFAMGMASFAQAEETVVAPTDQGSGSVKFMGSIVDAPCSIVSEKDQTIDMGQIANTTLANGGSSAPQPFKIELAKCNLADKYKTVSVTFTGSEGGIPGALGAGNASGASIIMTDGSSNQIKLGTATALQALANGTNTLSFSAFVKGNPDNAPIQLGNFENTANFTLAYQ from the coding sequence ATGAAACTGAATAAAATTGTACTGGGTGTTGCTTTCGCAATGGGTATGGCATCGTTCGCTCAGGCAGAAGAAACTGTAGTTGCACCAACCGATCAGGGTAGCGGTAGCGTGAAATTTATGGGCTCAATTGTCGATGCGCCTTGCTCGATCGTTAGTGAAAAAGATCAGACCATTGATATGGGTCAGATCGCTAACACAACGCTGGCTAACGGTGGTAGCTCTGCCCCGCAACCATTCAAAATTGAACTGGCAAAATGTAACCTGGCAGACAAATATAAAACTGTTAGCGTGACCTTTACCGGTTCTGAAGGTGGTATTCCTGGTGCTTTAGGTGCAGGCAACGCTTCGGGTGCAAGCATCATTATGACCGACGGCAGCAGCAATCAGATTAAACTGGGTACCGCAACCGCTCTGCAGGCGCTGGCGAATGGTACTAATACCCTGAGCTTCTCCGCTTTTGTAAAAGGCAATCCTGATAATGCACCGATTCAGCTGGGCAATTTCGAGAATACTGCCAACTTTACCCTTGCTTATCAGTAA
- a CDS encoding fimbrial protein, which translates to MFKKISILILLLNMGAVSQAGPTENQGWGRVRMTGSIIDAACAIDINSTDQTIDMGPVPVSRVIKGSYGIRKKLSINLVNCILSKDKTEPGKWRYFTITFDGVNDDGLFSVEGDAKGIAIKIIDDNGNIARPGESLPSENIESGSMALNFSLQLVSNNQELHAGEFNSIIKFKMDYY; encoded by the coding sequence ATGTTCAAGAAAATAAGTATTCTGATTTTATTGTTGAACATGGGTGCGGTTAGTCAGGCAGGGCCAACTGAAAATCAAGGTTGGGGCCGGGTGCGTATGACGGGCAGCATTATTGACGCGGCATGTGCGATAGACATCAACAGTACCGACCAGACGATTGATATGGGTCCGGTGCCAGTTAGCCGGGTCATTAAAGGTAGCTATGGCATTAGAAAGAAGCTTTCTATAAACCTGGTAAACTGCATCCTCAGTAAGGATAAAACTGAACCCGGAAAGTGGAGATATTTTACAATTACCTTTGATGGTGTGAATGATGATGGATTATTTTCCGTCGAGGGTGATGCAAAAGGTATTGCGATAAAAATTATTGATGATAATGGAAATATTGCCAGGCCGGGAGAATCATTACCTTCTGAAAACATTGAATCAGGGAGTATGGCACTCAACTTCTCACTTCAGCTGGTTAGCAATAACCAAGAACTCCATGCTGGTGAGTTCAATTCCATTATCAAATTCAAAATGGATTATTACTAA
- a CDS encoding outer membrane usher protein: MIGCILSAAALTAQSQDFKFNIDVLDVNDRKNIDLDQFSRAGFIMPGNYTMSVNINQQQLREQPVSFYAPDNDPKGSEACITPELVEQIGLRDKMKAQLTWWHQGQCLTVDSLKGMVVKSDLPTTTVYLNIPQAYLEYSSDDWDPPSRWDNGIPGLLFDYNVNGQGQRQSKSGEKSYDVSGNGTLGANLGVWRFRADWQSRYNHQSGNNSANQFNWDWSRYYAYRAITRLGAKLTLGENYLNSDIFDSFRFSGVTLATDDAMLPPNLRGYAPEVTGVAKTNAKVVISQQGRILQQTQVASGAFRIQDINDAVTGKLDVRVEEQDGSVQEFSINTANIPYLTRPGTIRYKISSGRPTDWRHHVNGPMFGSGEFSWGINNGWSLYGGGVSDGRYNALALGIGRDLLFLGALSFDATQSRAKLPHSDDLYSGGSYRLSYSKRFDDYDSQVTFAGYRFSQKNYMSMSEYLDARVTGVRSQNSKEMYTITFNQQFRDAGLSAYLNFNHQTYWDRPDNDRYDVTLSSYFDIGRLKNLSLSLTAFRNKYDGHTDDGMYLSLSLPIGNDASLSYNGSWGGSDNTNRASYYKRVDEHNNYQVSSGFSHSKSMASGYYSHEGDIATVDANATYQEGDYSSVGLSIQGGATATLKGAALHRTSIVGGTRILLDTDGVAGVPISGYGSSSTSNRFGKVVLADVSNYYRNQLSIDLNKMPDNAEVIRSVAQATLTEGAIGYRTFEVISGEKAMAVLRLADGSTPPFGATVKNSKNQSVGIVNDGGSVYLSGIKSGEVMKVFWDGQEKCELPLPEKISINEETNLLLPCHTLASNKR, translated from the coding sequence ATGATCGGTTGCATACTTAGCGCCGCTGCCTTAACTGCCCAATCCCAGGACTTCAAGTTTAACATTGATGTTCTCGATGTTAACGATCGTAAAAATATCGATCTCGATCAGTTTTCCCGTGCCGGATTCATTATGCCGGGCAATTACACGATGTCCGTTAATATTAACCAGCAGCAGCTGCGCGAGCAGCCCGTCAGCTTTTATGCGCCAGATAACGATCCTAAGGGAAGTGAAGCCTGTATCACACCCGAGCTTGTTGAGCAGATTGGGTTGAGGGACAAAATGAAGGCGCAGCTGACCTGGTGGCATCAGGGCCAATGTCTGACAGTAGACAGCCTGAAAGGTATGGTGGTTAAAAGCGATCTGCCCACGACGACCGTCTATCTGAATATTCCACAGGCCTACCTTGAGTACAGTTCAGATGACTGGGATCCCCCTTCACGCTGGGACAACGGTATTCCAGGGCTGCTGTTTGACTATAACGTTAATGGCCAGGGACAGCGCCAGAGTAAGAGTGGTGAGAAAAGCTATGACGTTAGCGGTAATGGTACCTTAGGTGCCAACCTCGGCGTATGGCGTTTCCGCGCCGACTGGCAAAGCCGTTACAATCATCAATCAGGTAACAACTCAGCCAATCAATTCAACTGGGACTGGAGCCGTTATTACGCCTACAGGGCAATAACGCGTCTTGGGGCCAAACTCACGCTGGGCGAGAATTATCTGAACTCCGACATTTTTGACAGCTTCCGCTTTTCTGGTGTTACGCTGGCAACCGATGATGCCATGCTGCCGCCCAATCTGCGCGGCTACGCACCGGAAGTCACCGGTGTGGCAAAAACCAACGCCAAAGTTGTCATCAGCCAGCAGGGGCGAATTCTACAGCAAACTCAGGTCGCTTCTGGCGCATTCCGCATACAGGATATTAATGACGCGGTTACCGGGAAATTAGATGTACGTGTAGAGGAACAGGATGGTTCAGTACAGGAATTTTCAATCAACACGGCGAATATTCCCTACCTGACACGCCCGGGAACCATACGTTACAAAATTTCGTCTGGGCGGCCTACTGACTGGCGGCATCATGTTAACGGACCGATGTTTGGATCAGGGGAATTCTCCTGGGGTATTAACAACGGGTGGTCGCTCTACGGTGGCGGTGTCTCTGATGGCAGATACAATGCTCTTGCATTAGGTATCGGGCGTGACCTGTTATTCCTGGGCGCACTCTCCTTTGACGCAACGCAATCCCGGGCAAAATTACCTCATAGTGATGATTTATACTCGGGTGGTTCGTATCGTTTGAGCTATTCAAAGCGCTTTGACGATTATGATAGTCAGGTCACTTTTGCGGGATATCGATTCTCGCAAAAAAACTACATGAGCATGAGTGAGTATCTTGATGCGCGTGTAACGGGTGTGCGTTCACAGAACAGTAAAGAGATGTATACCATCACGTTTAACCAGCAGTTTCGTGATGCTGGCCTTAGCGCATACCTTAATTTTAATCATCAGACATACTGGGACCGGCCGGACAATGACCGCTATGACGTCACGTTGTCGAGCTATTTTGATATTGGTCGCTTAAAAAACTTAAGCCTTTCATTAACTGCTTTCCGTAATAAATATGACGGTCATACTGATGACGGGATGTATTTATCGCTGTCGTTACCCATCGGGAACGATGCAAGCCTGAGCTACAACGGAAGCTGGGGCGGTTCGGACAACACTAACAGAGCCAGTTATTACAAAAGGGTTGATGAGCACAATAACTACCAGGTTAGTAGCGGGTTCTCACATAGCAAGTCGATGGCCAGTGGGTATTACTCTCATGAGGGCGATATCGCGACCGTGGATGCGAATGCTACCTATCAGGAAGGTGATTACAGCTCTGTTGGATTAAGTATTCAGGGGGGCGCAACGGCGACTCTGAAAGGTGCTGCGCTGCATAGAACCAGCATCGTTGGCGGCACGCGTATTTTACTGGATACCGACGGTGTCGCCGGGGTACCGATTAGTGGTTATGGCTCATCTAGCACCTCCAACCGCTTTGGCAAAGTCGTATTAGCGGATGTGAGTAATTATTATCGAAATCAACTCAGTATTGACCTGAATAAGATGCCGGATAACGCCGAAGTTATTCGCTCAGTGGCTCAGGCGACCCTGACGGAAGGCGCTATCGGCTATCGTACGTTTGAAGTTATTTCTGGAGAAAAAGCGATGGCGGTACTGCGCCTGGCTGATGGATCCACACCTCCTTTTGGTGCCACTGTTAAAAACAGTAAAAATCAAAGCGTAGGCATTGTTAATGATGGCGGAAGTGTTTATCTGTCCGGGATTAAATCCGGCGAAGTTATGAAAGTTTTCTGGGATGGTCAGGAAAAATGTGAACTTCCACTTCCTGAAAAGATTTCTATTAATGAAGAGACAAACTTACTGCTGCCGTGTCACACGTTGGCGAGTAATAAACGTTAA
- a CDS encoding fimbria/pilus periplasmic chaperone, producing the protein MKHKIIIGLVMAPLMIPSAFAAIALDRTRVVFDGGQKSISLSVSNENKQLPYLAQAWIDDEKGNKINSPLTVLPPVQRIEPGAQSQIKVQSIGADKNLPQDRESLYYFNLREIPPRSDKPNTLQIALQTRVKLFYRPAALLVSSNSLPWQEKITLTRNGDRYVVNNPTPYYVTLVDARSGLNGTTVKDFDAVMIAPKSQAPLGGSASALGNAPVVTYINDYGGRPQLKFNCSGSTCQATAVKEK; encoded by the coding sequence ATGAAACATAAAATTATCATAGGGCTGGTTATGGCCCCTCTCATGATCCCATCGGCATTTGCGGCTATTGCATTGGATCGCACCCGAGTTGTTTTTGACGGTGGCCAAAAATCGATTAGCCTGAGCGTTAGCAACGAAAATAAACAGTTGCCTTATCTCGCCCAGGCGTGGATTGACGATGAAAAAGGCAACAAAATTAACTCACCGTTAACGGTTTTACCACCGGTGCAGCGCATCGAACCTGGTGCTCAAAGCCAGATTAAAGTGCAATCAATCGGCGCAGATAAGAACCTGCCTCAGGATCGAGAATCACTCTATTATTTCAACCTGCGAGAAATTCCGCCGCGCAGTGATAAGCCTAATACGCTGCAAATCGCGCTGCAGACCCGGGTGAAGTTATTTTATCGCCCGGCTGCACTGTTGGTTAGCAGCAACAGCTTGCCGTGGCAGGAAAAAATCACCCTGACCCGTAACGGGGATCGCTATGTCGTAAACAACCCAACGCCCTATTATGTCACCCTGGTTGATGCCCGAAGTGGCCTGAACGGGACGACTGTAAAAGACTTCGACGCGGTGATGATCGCGCCTAAAAGCCAGGCTCCTCTCGGTGGTTCCGCCAGCGCTTTGGGCAATGCCCCTGTCGTTACCTACATCAATGATTATGGCGGTCGGCCACAGTTGAAATTTAACTGCAGCGGTTCAACCTGTCAGGCGACCGCGGTTAAAGAGAAGTAA
- a CDS encoding fimbrial protein, giving the protein MQRNKGTQCNPLADKRLSRSIRIAVAAAILTLLTPISSPVLAADNWKTEGMNGVIHVHGSLMESSCRLATSSAWQDIEIGNVSTARLQHIGDRGTPVKIELKLEDCASSASRMSDSDTGNVTWSRSQPSVSVSFQAPMDADNPQLIKVSGAGGLGLRLKDMLGRDVRVGGHGTPLQLTPGKNQLIYTIVPERTRATLAAGNWWSLINIGLNYE; this is encoded by the coding sequence ATGCAGAGAAATAAGGGAACACAATGCAACCCGCTGGCAGATAAACGGCTTTCCCGCTCAATCAGGATTGCCGTTGCAGCAGCGATTCTCACGCTGTTAACCCCGATCAGTTCTCCAGTGCTGGCAGCAGACAACTGGAAGACGGAGGGAATGAACGGTGTCATACACGTTCATGGGTCGTTAATGGAAAGTTCCTGCCGTCTGGCAACCAGCTCTGCCTGGCAGGATATCGAAATAGGCAACGTCAGCACAGCGCGATTGCAGCACATCGGCGATCGCGGAACCCCTGTGAAGATTGAGCTGAAACTGGAGGACTGCGCGTCCTCCGCCTCGCGAATGAGCGATAGCGATACGGGCAATGTGACATGGAGTCGCAGCCAGCCTTCGGTTTCAGTAAGTTTTCAGGCTCCCATGGACGCAGATAATCCACAGCTGATTAAAGTCAGTGGAGCCGGGGGATTGGGACTACGCCTCAAGGACATGCTCGGAAGGGACGTTCGTGTTGGCGGCCATGGCACACCTCTGCAACTTACACCAGGGAAGAATCAGCTTATCTATACCATCGTTCCTGAGCGAACGCGCGCAACGTTAGCGGCGGGAAACTGGTGGTCACTGATCAATATTGGGCTGAATTACGAATAA
- a CDS encoding fimbrial protein, whose amino-acid sequence MKLLKNGTALALSLLICQQAAAIDNLKFSGTLIIPPPCTVGSDSKGSLIDVVFPGRMPVDKIDGNNFMLPVAYKINCDGAGTPGLDLKLSIIGMDAKFAGSEGVLQAKGQTDLGVQILYGDNTTKKGFKLNEPMGIFYSAPPTLWAVPVKRPGGTLKDGSFEATATLKAEYQ is encoded by the coding sequence ATGAAACTACTGAAGAATGGTACTGCACTGGCTTTGTCACTGTTAATTTGTCAGCAGGCAGCTGCGATAGATAATTTGAAATTCTCTGGAACGCTAATCATTCCACCACCCTGTACGGTCGGCAGTGATTCGAAGGGATCGCTGATCGATGTCGTCTTTCCTGGCCGTATGCCGGTAGATAAAATTGATGGCAATAACTTTATGCTCCCGGTGGCATACAAGATTAACTGCGATGGAGCGGGCACTCCCGGATTGGATTTGAAATTATCAATAATCGGAATGGATGCAAAATTTGCGGGATCGGAAGGTGTGTTGCAGGCAAAAGGGCAGACCGATCTCGGAGTCCAAATTCTTTATGGGGACAATACTACCAAAAAGGGATTTAAGCTGAATGAGCCAATGGGCATCTTCTATTCTGCTCCCCCCACGCTATGGGCCGTACCGGTTAAAAGACCGGGCGGTACGCTGAAGGATGGTAGTTTTGAAGCGACCGCAACCTTAAAAGCTGAATACCAATGA